The following coding sequences are from one Rhinoraja longicauda isolate Sanriku21f unplaced genomic scaffold, sRhiLon1.1 Scf002145, whole genome shotgun sequence window:
- the LOC144591826 gene encoding msx2-interacting protein-like — YGRVESVKILPKRGSEGGVAAFVDFVDIKSAQKAHNSVNKMGDRDLRTDYNEPGTIPSAARGLDDTVPIGTRTREVSGFRGGGGGPTYGPPPSLHGREGRYERRLDGASDNRERTYDHSAYGHHDRTTAGFDRPRHYEQDYYRDPRDRTIQHGVYYGSRSRSPTRFEAHDPRYEQRGREQFAISSVVHRDLYREDITREVRGRRQEKNYQHSRSRSPHSSRSGNQSPQRPSQGRSRRSPSGSGSRSRSSSSDSVSSSSSTSSD; from the exons ATATGGCCGAGTGGAAAGTGTCAAAATTCTTCCCAAAAGGGGCTCAGAAGGAGGAGTGGCAGCCTTTGTGGATTTTGTGGACATCAAAAGTGCACAGAAAGCGCACAATTCTGTCAATAAAATGGGAGACCGGGACCTTCGAACGGATTACAATGAGCCTGGCACTATTCCAAGTGCTGCCCGGGGATTAGATGATACCGTTCCTATAGGAACACGTACTAGAGAGGTTTCAGGGttcaggggaggtggtggggggccaACATATGGACCGCCACCATCACTACATGGACGGGAAGGACGTTATGAACGGAGACTTGATGG GGCTTCTGACAACCGGGAGCGTACTTATGATCATAGTGCCTATGGACACCACGATCGGACAACGGCAGGGTTTGATCGTCCCAGACATTATGAACAGGATTACTATAGAGATCCTCGGGATCGAACTATACAACACGGAGTTTATTATGGGTCAAGAAGTCGAAGTCCTACTCGATTTGAAGCTCATGATCCACGTTATGAACAAAGAGGGAGGGAACAGTTTGCAATATCAAGTGTAGTACACCGAGATCTCTACAGGGAAGATATTACTCGGGAAGTAAGAGGGAGACGGCAGGAAAAGAATTATCAGCACAGCCGAAGtcgatccccacattcctcacggtCAGGAAACCAATCCCCACAGCGACCTAGCCAAGGACGGTCACGGCGATCTCCCAGTGGCAGTGGGTCCCGGAGTAGGTCATCAAGCAGTGATTcagtcagcagcagcagtagtaCCAGCAGTGACAG